Below is a genomic region from Brassica rapa cultivar Chiifu-401-42 chromosome A08, CAAS_Brap_v3.01, whole genome shotgun sequence.
CCTCATCACAAACCAAGTCTCAAACTTCTGTGGCCAAATCAATGGGTATGTTCTCTTGTTAACGCTTTACAACCATTCCAAGCTTCGTAAAAGACTGAAAACGAGTCAACACATTGCTATGCAGAGTGGCTGGCCAGAACTTCAGCAGGCTCTACCTCACCAAGGCTTTGCACGATAATTGAGTACGAGGCCTCCcaggtttttgttttttgagtTGAGAAAGTGAAAGATTTGGTGGTAGAACGGAtcctgtttttttcttttcgtggaaattttgtttgtttgtgaaattaaaaattactagCCATATGAAAACATCTTTCAACTCGTATGCATGGCTGATTGAGATGTTGAAAGATTTACTTGGAATCGAAATTCTGATTGGTACATATTTGTAAATGAGAAAAAGACACTATAGAACACACAACACAGCAAGAAACGCATTGAACGCCACACACATAATTATAAACTTTTGTTTAATACTCTGAAGATTCAGGATTTATTTTGACAAAGATTACACATAAAAACCAACGCAATAATTAACACTGTTTAGAATATTTAGCTAAacctttttgtgtgtgtaataTAAATGCCACTCAGATGTTATGAGGACTCTGATGACCACCACCACTAATAGAAGAAAATTTCATCTTTTGATGCTGGTTACAATCGAATAGTGATCACTTTATTTTTAACAGATATGCAAAGATCTTGAATCAAATCTAGATTGATATGTAGAATCTTGATACTGATGCCTAGATATCTCTAAAGCTAAATGTCATTGGTCTCTATACTATTTTTTCTACTTATAGAAGCTTAAAACTTCtataaaaacaaacaatatattaaaaaagaataCCAATAAACCCAAAAGTGTTATAAATTGGGTTGAAAGAGAGTTTTTAATTAACTTGCCATCACTAAAgcaaagataaataaataaagcagCAAAGGCATATATGAATACAACAAAACCAAAGTGCTGCAAAAACAGAACCAACACTTTGCTGCTACTTAGTACTTACAACTAAACTaaactcctctctctctctctctctctctctctctctctctctctctctctcttcgacTTTCTTCCATTGGGATACGCAATTTGCTACGCCACTCTCCTATCTTCTTTTTGCACATCGCTTCTTCTAATCTTCGTTCATGCTGCTCGCCGGAGCATCTTGTGTTGTTTCCCAAACCTAGTTGCACTCTTGTCGGTTGCATCTCAGATTGTGACACCACCGCTGCAGATTAGTGCTCTTATTGAGTATATCTATAGCTTCCTTAGTGCTCTATAAACCCCAAGGTGAATAGCTCATCTCATGCTCCTCCAGCTGTTTTTCTTTTCAGAGCACACCTAATCTCTCACTTGCTTACTCTGAGGTTTGAACTGGCTAGATCCCTAAAGTCGATATCTTTGGTCGTAGCTCAAATCAGTTTTCCAATGGATAATCATTCTTTGCCGCCGAGCACTAGCACCACCGGACTTGCGTTTCCATCTTTGGTGGCTGGAGGAGTCAAACCTGAAGCTGCTTTGGTCATGGATTGGTCTGTTGAAGAGCAGTATGTGTTGGAGAACGGCCTTGCAAAGTaggtatcttcttcttcttcaatgtttATTGTAAATTCTTTAGCTTTTCCGTACTATGATCcaatttttgaaaacaaaagaaaaatcaatagGGAGTTGTTTTATGAGTACTAGTGGGCACGTTATATTCTTCTCCATGATGGGCTATTAAAAGTATGTTCCTTTGGAAATAAATAAGTATTGTCTTTGTGCTTCCATGTAATGTAAAAACAATGCTTATTTGTTATCTGTGGACTTGGGACCATTAGCCATTTCTATAGAAAAACTGGCTTCTAGGTTGTTTGAACATGTACAGAGTCTGTAGGTTGTTGCTTTGTTGATTTCCATTCATGACatctttatttttccttttgtaGGTTGAAAGATGAACCCAAAATTTCGAAGTATGTAAAGATTGCTGCAGCTCTACCAGATAAAACTGTAAGGGATGTAGCTCTGAGGTGTAGATGGATGACGGTAAGCTTCGCAATGCTCTCATGGTTTTGGTTATGTTTCTTttagctgtgtgcatgcttctTGTTTTTCATGTGCTTTTGCTTATGAGAAGTAAAATTTAACACACTAAGAGTTTAGGTACTGCTATAGAACTACTTAGCAGTTTCTAGTATTGCTTTTTCCCAATGGGATGTGGTTATCATGGAAGTAATGATCCTAGGGATATTTCTATCACTGTTTAAAAAAGCATATGCTGAATATGATGGAATCAGCACGATGATGCAACTTTGCATATGTGCTTTGCGGTAAAGATAAAGTCCTAGCAAAAAAAAGCTATAGGTTTTATTGATGAGAAAAGACACCCTGCCATGTAAAGATTGTCTAAAGACTGGCAAAGTATGagcaaaaaaaagagaaatgacAAGTCTTGCTGACGCTATAGACCTGTCTTTATATTAGCTTTGGAGTCCATGATTGTGAAAGGGAATTGTTGGAAAAGgaaataagcctaaagtttaaaaaaaaatgatttctgAAAAGATATTGCTTTTATGGGTGATGGCAGGGATCTCTCTAATACTTTTTGGAGTCTAGGAAATTTCATGTTGGCATCTTTGATTAGAAGTTATTTAAATGATTATTTAGCCCAAAACATATGGCTGCATCATTCTGCTAAATGTTTGCATAATAAAGTGAAACAAAATGATTTGATGAACTATAATGTTTTGTCATATCATTATATGGCCATCTCCTTCATGTATCTGTCCTGCGAGTCTTCTGATGCAGGCAAACAAAAAGTTTCACTCCTCCTTTTTCTATTCATTAGTGCTTGTTTGcctttatttttatctttcacTAGATTATACATCAGTATCTCTAAATGTGTTGGCTTACGACGGGCATATCTACTCTCACAGAGAAAACGGAGAAAAAGAGAGGAAAACAGTGCTGGGAAGAACATTACAAATAGAAAGGTATGCTTGTTCACCTAAACCTTTTGTGTGTCTAATTTACTATCTAATAACTTTAACATCAGTATCTAAAGTGTTTGGATGTTTATATTGGGATAAAGTCTATTATATATTGTTTGGTTTGCTTTTGTTTTAACTTTGTTTTAAAAAACCATGTGCTTCTTTATGGTAAGGTGGTGGATACATCCCCAGAATTGAACATGCTAGCCAGTTTGCCACAACAAAATGCTTTATATGCCATGAACAATAACTACCACAGTACACACATGCCTTTTGAAGGTTTAGTGCTCTTCTCCTGTGTGTTTGTGGTCTTAAATAGAAAAAGAGCAGTATTATCAGTTGGCTTACCTTTGTTGTACTCTCCGCCTCAGGTATAAGTGATGCAGTATTGGATCTTCTCCAGCAAAACGCTCAAGCTTTTAGTCAAATTTCATACAACCTCTCTGCCTTCAAGGTAATTTAGTTTTGGCAATTCTTTTAGTTGTGTGAGAAGATTGATACTGTTTGGTCCTGTTTCCTTGTTGTCTCTTTGTAATGGAACTCACACACATATATCTTAACTTTGTGTATACAGCTGCAGGATAACATCAGTCTCTTTTATCAGGCAAGAAACAACATCAGCGCCATTCTGACTGAGTATGTGTGAATCTAATATCAGATATAAGTTTTCACAATTGAGACATGTCACTGGTCTTCTTTTCCTTTCTATGATCAAAGCTTACTTACTTTCTGCTGCAGCATGAAGGAGATGCCTGGTATCATGAGTCGGATGCCGCCTCTACCTGTTTCAATCAACGATGATCTTGCAAGCCGTTTATTGCCGAGTACACAACAGgtaaaacaaattttgttgtAATGAGTCAAAACCAGGAACATGTCCTTTAGTTTAACACTCTCAGCATTTCTCTTGATGTTAAGTGGATTGTCTTCCTTGTCTCACAGCCAATATCGTACACCATGCAACCAAACATCCACATGAAGCAAGAGCCGAGAAGTTGATGGAAGAAAGATGGATTTTCACCGATGCTAAAGAAAATAGCACAAGTACCTGGTTAAGTGGCAATGTTTCCGTGATGATCGACATGGCACAGACACACGAGGGTTTATCAACTGCAGACACTGCTCCAGAACAAAGACGAGATCTGACACTCGGCACTGGTATAACAGTTGAGCTCTCGGGTAGTTTGACTGAGAAGAATGAACTACAAGCCAAGGTAAAAAAGTCTTTGGCCTTCAGTAGAACATAAGATGATTCCTTGAAAGTCATAACAGAGTTCCGGCATGGGTTGATGGAGCGCTGATGTAATCTTGTTGATGTTTAAATCAGTATAGTGAACAGTTAGTTCTTTTGAGTTTGGTCTTGAGAGGCTGCTTTTGTGTAATACACATGCTCCTTGCCTTGTTGCACTGAATATAAGACCTTCGGTTCTAGAGAGAGACTtctttaaaaaagtttttgtaTTCCGGAATCTCTATTTTATATTGGACCGGGTCTGCTATTTAACCTCACAATCACAGTATGGTGGACCGGGTCTCATCTGGGCCACCTTGTTTTACAGACCTTAAAAAATGATTTAGTAGATAATAATCCACTAAAAACAAGACAAACCTCcgatttatttatatttaattacactaaccaaataaaaagagaataaaCGGGAAAACACTCATCAGTCATCAccaacaatttaaaaaaaaaaacaaaaacttccTTATATAAAACAACAAGAATCATGGCAAAAATACttcttcgggtgattttttcTCAGAACTgaacatatttaaataaaataaatggcGGGCCGCGACACTTCGCAGCTATATGTTGTGGCTGTCGTGGTATCCGTCACCGTATTGATCTTCTTTGTTTTAGGTCAAGTGGCTGAGGCACGTATGATGAACATTTGCTTCCACATGGCATATCCATCTCTATGCCAACCTCTAGTGAAGCGTATCACGAATCCAAGAAGAGCCACACACCGAACAATCCAAGCTTTGGAGGCTAACACCAAACTGGCTCTAGCTGATGCAGCTAGGTTCAAAAAGGGTAACCAAGCGATTGCTACGCGACGCTTAGTGATGCAGTTTATAATTTGGGGAATGCAAGAAAAAGCATAAGAAAGCGTGATGTAATGGCGTTAAATAAGTTTTTAACTGCGGCTGTGTCTAATTACGGTGCATGTGTCGAAGGGTTTATTGATGCGAACTAAGTTAATACGGTTCAGAATGTAGCAGTTGACTTAAGAAAAATTAGTAGTAATTGTTTGACGTTGTCTACTTTGATTTAGATGATTGATTTACAAATaacatttattcatttttctctcaccaaacaataaaaaaactaatcatTCAAATTGATGTGATTGATAACCATTCAATTTCTTGTTTTGATTACAAGTTGAGAGGTCATGCTCACGTTTGCAGTTCTAGTGAGACCGGACAAATGGATTGAATAGCATGTTTATGTTTTAGTTCTTTATTTGGGAACTTGTTTTTATTTGGACTGAAAATTACTGGACCATATAAACATACAATTTTGGCTACATACATTTCTCAAAAGATATAATTAAATATCGGTTCTTtacctaaatatatatttttttaaattgaagaAGATAATTTTCACGGTCGTTGCAAGAAAACCTAGTCATGTATAAAGCTTTCAATATCTCTTTAAGTCCatgaagcttaagacactatCATGTTCAGAACCAGGTTTTGATCTAAATAGTAGGGTCAGAAACCAGGTTTGATTCAAGTAGGGTATATGAACCGGAAGAGTTCTAAAATCCAAACATAATCTTAAAACACGTtccgtgacaaaaaaaaaaaaaaaaaatcttaaaacacGTTTCAGAAAAGAAGAAGCtcacaacaacaaaataaacaCGTAACATTTCATGCCAACGTAACAACATAGCTAAAAGATATCCacatatttatctttttctctctaaccatttttattttttaatttttttttaatttttttgtgtgcACATCTCTATAACCATTATAGTTGTTGGGTTTTTGTTGTtgcaaaaatcatattattaggAGATCTAGAAGATCGATCCAATCCAATATTCAATATTAAGATATACATCAATATATTAGAATATGAAGTTTATCATTATCTATTATATACTATTCCATATTAGTTTAGGAAATTAGTTTGATTTATTCTCTATATAAACTATGCATCTTGTAACATTATTTTCATGAGAATCTAATATAATTCTtccataaacacttttgtgttcTTTACTTTCATCAATttgtcatggtatcagagcaagaacaaaactaaaaacatcaaaaacatcCTTATTCTCGTGTTGTCTTGCAAAATCGCAGAACAATCACTTCTCAttcaaaaacttttttattcacgacttgaagaagaagattttTATTCAATCATAGTCTTGGTTGTCTTTGAAAAATCGCAAATCATCAAACTTATTCTCTATTCCTTTGTTTCTCAATTTGAAGCAAGGAAAATTCATTCAACAATTCAAATTCATTCATCAACTTTCGTATGGCTATTAGCTCACGAAGATTCAGATTTCTTGACGGCAGTCTACCGGCAGCCGATTCACCCTACCGTGAAGATTGCAAAGCAAACAATCATCTCATTGTAGGATGGATAAAACAAATATTCGAACCAAAACTCAGATCATCTATCTCTGCTTGCAAAATCGCAAGCTATGGGACATTCATCAAGCTTCTGCAACGATTAGCGCATGAGCTACTTCTACCACCTATTTTGAAGATTGTTCAATCTCATACGTGTTACCACGTATGAGCTTGAGGGAGGGTATTGGGAGATCTAGAAGATCGATCCAATCCAATATTCAATATTAAGATATACATCAATATATTAGAATATGAAGTTTATCATTATCTATTATATACTATTCCATATTAGTTTAGGAAATTAGTTTGATTTATTCTCTATATAAACTATGCATCTTGTAACATTATTTTCATGAGAGTCTAATATAATTCTtccataaacacttttgtgttcTTTACTCTCATCAATTTGTCACATACACTACCATGCATTATAGAAAATTATCCCTTTGCTACTTAACATGTGCATCTTTTCACAATGTGTAAAGCTCTTGGTAGAAACACCACACACAAAATGCCATATAAGGTACATCATACATGATTGAACAAGTTGGCTTTGGACACTAACAAAGATAAAGAACCAAAAAAATCTTCCGTAGTTCGTGGTTTgtgattagaaaaaaaaaacatgtcgaccaaagaaaaaatatcaaaacaaaaatacaaaaaacagaaagaaaataaaatatatgaaaaagcAAACATCAGTTCTGTAATAAAATACTAGTAGTAATGAAAATATCTCAGAATCCCACGAGActggactctctctctctcatcccCGATCACCGTTCCTCCTACGAGCTCGAATCACGACGCACCACGTGGCGTAATGGCAGGAGATAAAGTGCCCCCCGTCTTACTTCGATTACACGTGagtgtgtgaaga
It encodes:
- the LOC103868072 gene encoding uncharacterized protein LOC103868072 isoform X1, producing the protein MDNHSLPPSTSTTGLAFPSLVAGGVKPEAALVMDWSVEEQYVLENGLAKLKDEPKISKYVKIAAALPDKTVRDVALRCRWMTRKRRKREENSAGKNITNRKVVDTSPELNMLASLPQQNALYAMNNNYHSTHMPFEGISDAVLDLLQQNAQAFSQISYNLSAFKLQDNISLFYQARNNISAILTDMKEMPGIMSRMPPLPVSINDDLASRLLPSTQQPISYTMQPNIHMKQEPRS
- the LOC103868072 gene encoding uncharacterized protein LOC103868072 isoform X2, which codes for MCWRTALQSRLKDEPKISKYVKIAAALPDKTVRDVALRCRWMTRKRRKREENSAGKNITNRKVVDTSPELNMLASLPQQNALYAMNNNYHSTHMPFEGISDAVLDLLQQNAQAFSQISYNLSAFKLQDNISLFYQARNNISAILTDMKEMPGIMSRMPPLPVSINDDLASRLLPSTQQPISYTMQPNIHMKQEPRS